A genomic window from Mustela erminea isolate mMusErm1 chromosome 16, mMusErm1.Pri, whole genome shotgun sequence includes:
- the ANKRD46 gene encoding ankyrin repeat domain-containing protein 46, with protein MSYVFVNDSSQTNVPLLQACIDGDFNYSKRLLESGFDPNIRDSRGRTGLHLAAARGNVDICQLLHKFGADLLATDYQGNTALHLCGHVDTIQFLVSNGLKIDICNHQGATPLVLAKRRGVNKDVIRLLESLEEQEVKGFNRGTHSKLETMQTAESESAMESHSLLNPNLQQGEGVLSSFRTTWQEFVEDLGFWRVLLLIFVIALLSLGIAYYVSGVLPFVENQPELVH; from the exons atgtcctACGTTTTTGTAAATGATTCGTCTCAGACTAATGTGCCCTTGCTACAAGCCTGTATTGATGGAGACTTTAACTATTCCAAGCGGCTTTTGGAAAGTGGCTTTGACCCAAATATTCGTGACAGCAGGGGCAGAACTGGCCTTCACCTCGCAGCAGCTAGAGGGAATGTAGACATCTGCCAGCTGTTGCATAAATTTGGTGCTGATCTTCTGGCCACAGATTATCAAGGAAACACAGCTCTTCATCTCTGTGGCCATGTGGATACTATTCAATTCTTAGTTTCCAATGGACTCAAAATTGATATTTG taatcatcAAGGTGCTACACCCTTGGTTCTGGCAAAGCGCAGAGGAGTGAATAAAGATGTCATTCGATTGCTGGAATCTTTGGAAGAACAAGAGGTAAAAGGATTTAACAGAGGAACTCACTCAAAACTGGAGACCATGCAGACAGCTGAGAGTGAAAG TGCCATGGAAAGCCATTCTCTCCTCAATCCCAACCTGCAGCAAGGGGAAGGAGTCCTGTCCAGCTTCCGAACCACATGGCAGGAATTTGTCGAGGACCTGGGCTTCTGGAGGGTGTTGCTCTTGATCTTTGTCATTGCTTTGCTATCTCTTGGCATTGCATACTATGTGAGCGGGGTGCTCCCCTTTGTGGAGAACCAGCCGGAACTGGTGCATTAA